ATGCCTGCGCGGTTATTGGCTGCGCTTGTTACTTCATCTTGCAGCTTCATCGACAAGCCGATACGTTTGCGAGCTTGATCTATCTCCATCACCTTAACGCGGACCACATCACCGGCTTTGACTATGGAGCGAGGGTCGTCGACAAACTTGTTTGCCAGTGCGGAGATATGCACTAAGCCATCCTGTTTTACTCCGATATCAATAAAGGCGCCGAAGTGAGTAACGTTAGTGACAACCCCCTCGAGGATCATGCCCGCTTCAAGATCACTGATCTTCTCCACTCCATCCGCAAAGCTGGCGGTGGTGAACTCGCCGCGGGGATCTCGCCCCGGCTTTGCCAGCTCGGTGAGAATATCGGTAACCGTAGGCAGGCCAAACTGAGCGTTGATGAATTGCTGCGGCTGTAGCTGCTGCAATACCGACGTATTGCCGATTAGTGTTGCGGTCTTGAGCCCGACCGATTTACCCATCTGCTCAACTACGCTGTAGGCTTCGGGGTGCACTCCAGAGCCGTCCAATGGGTTGTCACCGTGGCTGATCCGCAAGAAACCGGCACACTGCTCAAACGCCTTAGGCCCCAAACGTGGCACCTTCTTGAGCTGCGCTCGAGATTGAAACTGACCATTAGCATCGCGAAATTCGATAACGTTCTTGGCAAGAGTTGGAGTGAGGCCGGCTACGCGACTAAGTAACGCCGCCGAGGCACTGTTGAGATCAACCCCAACACGGTTAACACAATCCTCCACGACAATGTCGAGTGTCTTCGCTAGCTGAGTTTGGTTAACGTCGTGCTGATACTGACCAACGCCGATTGCCTTTGGCTCGATCTTCACTAATTCGGCCAAAGGGTCCTGTAAGCGCCGGCCAATGGATACTGCGCCACGAAGGCTCACGTCCATCTGTGGAAACTCTTTGGCGGCCAGTTCTGAGGCGGAGTACACCGAGGCACCGGCTTCCGACACCATCACTTTGGTTAGTGGTTGGGTTACGGCCTTGATGAGTTCTGCGGCTAACTTGTCGGTTTCGCGGCTGGCGGTACCGTTGCCAATGGCAATCAATTCGACCTGATGGCGCTTTGCTAAGGCTGCCAAGCTAATTAGGGCTTGGTCCCATTTTTTCTGGGGTGCATGGGGATAGATAGTATCGGTTGCGAGCACCTTGCCGGTGGCATCGATCACGGCGACCTTACAGCCGGTGCGTAAGCCCGGATCCAGCGCAAGTGTTGGCCGTAGTCCTGCAGGGGCGGCCATCAGTAGATCCACCATGTTGGCAGCAAACACCTCGATAGCGTCCGTTTCGGCTCGCTGTTGCAGCTGGCTCAATAGCTCATTCTCGAGGCTGGGACCGAGTTTGGTTTTCCAGCAATGTTGTACTGTTTGCAGTAACCAAGCATCACCGCTACGCCCCCGCTGCTGCACACCAACGTGGCCCGCTAAAAGTTGCTCGGCACGGCTTAACTGGCCACGAGGTATGGCGTCGGCTTCAATGCGTAAGCTTAGCGATAGCTCACCCAGATTGCGGCCGCGGAGCATCGCTAAAGCGCGATGAGATGGGGTTTTCCCATAACGCTCTTGGTGATCATAGTAATCGCGAAATTTACTGTCATCATGGGCTTTGCCACGCCCAGCTTTACTGCACAACCACCCCTGCTGCAGCGCTTGGCGCAGTGTAGCAATGGCGCTGGGGTCATTGCCGAAACGATCCGACAGTATGGCTTGCGCTCCTTCCAATACCGTGTCGATAGTGGGGTAGTTCTGGTTGCGATACTGATGCGCTAATGCTTTGGGTGATTGTTGTGGCTCAGTCAGTAGCTTAGTCGCTAGCGGCTCTAGCCCCGCTTCTATAGCCAGTTGTCCCTTGGTGCGACGCTTCGATTTGAATGGCAGATACAGATCTTCCAGCGTGGTTTTGCTGCTGGCGGTGGCAATGGCGCGACGGAGCTTATCGGTCAGTTGGCCCTGTTCATCGATGTTGGCCAAAATGGTGGCGCGGCGATCATTCAATTCTCGCAAGTAGCCCAAGCGTTGCTCCAAGGTACGCAGCTGGGTGTCGTCCAAACTGCCGGTAACCTCTTTACGATAGCGGGCAATAAAAGGCACTGTGGCGCCGCCATCAAGCAGATTGATCGCGGCGTCGACTTGTTTTGGATTAACGCCCAACTCTTGGGCAATACTGGTTACGATTTGAGTCATAATAGGTCGGATAAAATGTACGGCTAGCAGGCACGATAACACAGTTGTTATATTGCTCTGCAGTAAGCCATAGCGAGTGACCCTCTGTTTTGAAAAAAGCCAATTTAATAACCAAAGCGGGATGGAATGCTTTGGAAGCTGAGTTACGTTTCCTATGGAAAGAGGAACGGCCGATGGTAACTCAGGCGGTGTCTGACGCCGCAGCCCTAGGCGACCGTAGCGAAAATGCAGAATACATCTACGGTAAGAAACGCTTGCGCGAAATCGACCGTCGAGTGCGTTTCTTATCGAAACGGATGGAGGTATTGCGGGTGGTTGAGCCCGATCTTCGCCAAGAGGGTAAAGCGTTTTTTGGTGCTTGGTTGGAGCTAGAGTCTGACGATGGTGAAATTCAGCGCTATCAGTTGGTTGGGCCGGATGAGTTTAAAATAAGCGAAGGCAAAATCAGTATCGATTCGCCGTTAGCGCGGGCCATGATAGGCAAGCAGGTGGACGATGAAGTATTGGTTCCTACTCCCGCGGGTGCGAAAATCTGGTACATCAATAAGATCAGCTACCAACCATTTTCTGATTGAATCCGGGAGGCTGACACAGTTTGCAACATCAAAGCATACGCAGCATGGCAGATAACGGTTAATATCAACGGGTTAATTATTCGGTGAGGGCACAAAATGGAACAGGAAACCACCAAAGTATTGGTTGTCGATGACGACATTCGATTACGCGGCCTGTTGGAACGCTATCTGGTTGAGCAGGGATTTCAGGTCCGTGCAGCTGCGAATGCAGAGCAGATGGATCGCTTTTTAGAGCGAGAGAACTTCCATCTATTGGTGTTGGATCTGATGCTGCCCGGTGAAGATGGCCTGTCTATTTGCCGACGCTTACGGGCCAAAGACAACAGCATTCCGATTGTCATGCTCACCGCCAAAGGGGATGAGTCAGATCGGATATTCGGGTTAGAGCTTGGGGCTGACGATTACTTGCCCAAGCCATTTAACCCGCGTGAATTGTTGGCGCGGATCAAAGCGGTGTTGCGCCGGCGACCGAGTGAATTGCCCGGTGCGCCTGCTCATAAAGAAGCGGTGGTTGAGTTTGGTGAACATACCCTCAATTTAGCCACGCGTGAAATGACCAAAGCCGGTGAGTCGATAGCGCTTACCTCTGGTGAGTTTGCAGTGCTGAAGGTACTGGTGAGCAATCCGCGTGAGCCGATGAGTCGCGATAAGCTTATGAATCAAGCCCGAGGCCGCGATTACAGCGCATTGGAGCGCTCTATTGATGTGCAGGTGTCGCGCCTACGCCGTTTAATTGAAGAGGATCCTTCCAGCCCCCGTTATATACAAACCGTGTGGGGTCTGGGGTACGTGTTTGTGCCTGACGGTGCAGCGCAGTAATGGGATGGACGCGGCTGCCTCGGAGTAACTTCGGCCAAACGGTTTCGTTGATTGGTTGTTTGCTGCTTATCAGTCAAATTCTCTCTTATTGGTCGCTAACCATGTATGTAGTTAAGCCGACCACACAACAGATCATTGAGTTGATGGCACGCCAGGTGGATTTTGCCTTTCGCGATTTGCAACTCGATATCAACCATTTGACGCCATTGGATGCACTGCAGGTACGATTGGAAGAAAACCTCTATATGGAGGCGTTCACCATCGAACAAGCTGAGAAAAATGGCCTCAACCAAGCGACCTATTACAGTCTCTTCTCTGATCAAATGAGCGAGTATCTTGGTGGCCCTGCTGAGGTGCGATTAGCTACTGGAGGCGCCTATCAAGTGTGGGTACGACCGCCGCAAGCGCCTCAGGTGTGGCTGCGGATCCCGCTGTCTGATTTCGATCAAACTACGATTTCGCCACTGACCATCTACTTAATTGGGATCGGCACCCTATCTATTCTCGGTGGCTGGTGGTTTGCTCGTCGCCAAAGTCGCCCACTGCAGCGTTTGCAGCGGGCAGCATTGTCGGTATCTCGCGGCAATTTTCCTAAGCCGATACCACTTTCAGGCTCGGTTGAGGTAGAGGAGGTTACTCAAGCCTTTAACCGCATGTCCCACTCGATGGCCAAGCTCGAAAGCGACCGGCAAGTGCTACTGGCAGGGGTCTCTCACGATCTGCGTACGCCGTTAACGCGGATCCGTTTGGCGGCAGAGATGATGAACAACAGCGATAGCTTTCTCAAAGAGGGGATTGAGCACGATATCGATGATATGAACGACATCATCGATCAGTTCATAGCCTTTATTCGTGGTCATCAGAATGAAGATCTGCTGCCGTTATCACTCAATGAATTGCTGCAAGAAACCGCCGAGAAAGAGGGGCTACGCGGTGCCACCATCGAGCTTGCCCTTGGCGACAGCCGAGAGTGCTTGTTGCCGCCAGTGGCGATCAAGCGGGTGCTAGGTAATTTATTGGAAAACGCGTTGCGCTATGGTGACGGCTGGATCCGCTTAAGCAGCGGTGAAGACTCGAACTGGATCTGGTTTCAGGTTGAAGATAATGGCCCGGGGATCCCAGCTGGTAAATTGGATGAGATGTTTGAACCGTTTAAGCAAGGGGATGAAGCCCGTGGCGGTGCTGGTTCTGGCCTTGGATTAGCAATCATCAGTCGCATTGTTGAAGGGCTAGCAGGGCAGCTACAGGTTTCAAACCGCACCACTGGCGGTTTACGGGTACGGGTTCGACTGCCAGTGCAGCCGAACCAATTTATGTCCAACTAGTCTCGTGGGCCAGCATTAACGATGGCGTCAGATACCTTGTACTTGGCAAAGTTAGCGCGAAATTGTTGCGCTAATTGTTTGGCATACTGATTGTATTTAGTGCTGTCTTGCCAAGTTTGACGTGGATCTAACAGCGTACTATCAACCCCATCAATTGCCACTGGCACATCCAGATTTAACTGTTCAATATGGCGTGTCTCGACCTTAGCCAAGTCGCCACTAACAATCGCATCAATAATGGCTCGAGTGGTCGGAATATCAAAACGCTTACCTTCGCCGTAGGGGCCACCGGTCCAACCGGTATTCACCAGATATACTTGACTGCCAAAGGATTCAATCCGCTCCATTAGCAACTCCGCGTATACCCCAGCTGGGCGAGGGAAGAATGGTGCGCCAAAGCAGGTTGAGAAGGTGGATTCAATCGCCGCAGTAGAACCGATCTCGGTCGAGCCTACCTTAGCGGTGTAACCAGAGAGGAAATGGTACGCCGCCGCTTGTTTACTCAGTTTAGCAACGGGTGGTAATACCCCAGAAACATCGCAGGTTAGGAAGACCACCGCGCTTGGCTCAGCCCCGTTGTTGCTGGCGATGCGTCGCTCAATGTGCTCTAGCGGATAGGCGGCACGGCTGTTTTGGGTCAGGGAGTCATCGGTGTAGTCTGGTGTACGACTATCATCCAATACTACGTTTTCCAGCACGCTACCGAAGCGAATAGCATCCCAAATCACCGGTTCGTTCTGTTGTGACAGGTCGATGCATTTAGCGTAGCAACCACCTTCGATATTGAAAACGCCACCGGGAGCCCAGCCGTGTTCGTCATCGCCAATCAGCGCACGTTTAGGATCGGCAGAGAGGGTGGTCTTACCGGTGCCAGATAAACCGAAGAATAGGGTGGTGTCGCCCTGTTCGCCTACGTTAGCTGAGCAGTGCATTGGCAGCACTCCTTTGGCCGGCAGCAAGAAGTTCTGTACCGAGAACATCGCCTTTTTCATCTCGCCGGCGTAGCGCATACCGGCAAGCAGCACCTTTTGCTCGGCAAAGTTGATGATTACTACGCCATCGGAATTGGTGCCGTCGCGCTCAGGCTGACAAGCAAAACCAGGGGCATTAAGGATCTGCCATACCGATTTTTTGGCTGGGTTTATGGTGGTTGGTACAATGAATAGATTTCGAGCAAATAATTGCTGCCAAGCGGTTTCAGTGCGTACGTCGAGTGGCAGATAGTGAGCATCATCAGCGCCAACTTGCAACTGAGAACGGAAATGGTCACGGCCATTAAGGTATTCCTCAACCCGTTGCCATAGCGCAGTGAACTGTTGCGATTCGAACGGTTGGTTGACGGTGCCCCATTCGATGTCGTGTTCGGTGGAAGCTTCCTTAACGATAAAGCGATCTTTAGGCGAGCGACCCGTACGGGCTCCGGTGTGCACTACTAATGCACCATTATTGGCCAAATGGCCTTCGTTGCGCTCGATAGCGGCTTCAACCAGTGCAGCGCTGCTCATATCCTGCCAAATTGCTGACATAGCGTGTTCCTCGGTCCTTGGAATCTCATGGCCATAAATGGCTCTATATAGGGGCAAAGGCATCGCACAGAACTGCGTCCGTTTAACTAAAAATGACACCCTGCTATTGATTAGAGTGTAATCAATATTATTAGTGTAATGAAAAAACGTGCAGCAAATCACACTTTTTAGGTGTAAAAAAAGCTGCCCAAAGGCAGCTAGTTATCAATGCATTGACAATTTTTAGTGGCGCGTGTCGTTACCGGGTTGCGATTGCTGCATGGCCGCGACATCGAGTGCATCAAAGCTGTAGTTGCTGTTGCAGTAGTCACAATGCATTTGGATCTTGCCTTGTTCTTCGAGCAGCGACTTCAGTTCGTTCTTATCGATGCTGCGCAACGCAGCCATACTGCGTTCACGGGAACAACCGCAGCGGAAGCTGATGCTGGCAGGTTCGAATACCTGAATCGACTCTTCATGGTAGAGGCGGTATAACACTTCGTTGGCAGCCAAGGTGAACAGTTCATCAGCCTTAATGGTTTCGGTTAGTGCTTCTAGGTGCTCAAACGGAACCGTGGCAATCACATTACTGGCTGGCATCTGCTGCAACAGCATACCGCAAGCGTGTTTACCGTCAGCGTGTAGCCATAAGCGAGTGTTCAACTGCTCTGACTGGGCGAAGTATTGCTCAATGTTTTCCGCCAAGGTTGGCTTATCAAGTGCAACAATCCCTTGGTAGCGCTCACCATTGGTCGGGCTAATGGTAATCGCTAAGTGACCTTTACCAAGCTGCTGCTGCAGATTGCCTTCAGGTACTTCGCCTTCAAAGCGGGCAACACCGCGCATAATGTGCTGGTGATTACCGTTGATTACCGCCAGACGCAATGGGCCATCACCTTGCATCTGTACTGCAATTTCACCTTCGAACTTCAATGTCGCGGTAAGCATCGCTGTGGCGGCTTGCAGTTCCCCCAACAGACGTTGCACTGTTGCTGGATAGTTGTGATTGGTGAGGATCTGTTGGTAACTCTGTTCCAGTTGAACCAATTCTCCACGGACATCGGCTTTATCGAATAGGTAGCGCTGTAGTGTATCTGTGTGTTTCATCTCTTTAGTCATCCTGGTTTTTGAAGCGCAGTAACTGTCGTCGCTGCTTCTTATCTGGTCGGCCGGCGGAGTGGTCCGCATCGGCTTTTAGTCGGCGCTGCTCGGCTCGTTGTTCGCGGCGTTGCAGGCTTTGCTCCGTCTCAACATAAAGCGCTTGCGCTAACGGGGCGCTTAGCCGCTTTTCTGATAGTCCTTCAACCAGAATTTCTTTTTCGTCAAAGCCCTGCCAAAGAGTAATAGTGGCACCCACTTCGACCTTGCGACTGGGCTTACTACGTTGGCCGTTTACGTGGACTTTACCACCGTTAATCATCTCTTGTGCAACTACGCGGGTCTTGTAAAAACGACAAGCCCACAACCACTTATCAAGTCTTACCGATTCTAATTCGGAGGTTTTTAGTGTGTCTTTACGCATTCATTACTCGCGATAAAGCAAATTTGAGATATATGTGGGGGTTTGTACCGTGCATATCAAGGCGGGGGACGTTAGCATAAAGCCCGTTTGTGTACCATTTTGCCCTTGTGGCTAAACGCTGGTTTGTTGGACGGCAATAACGTAAGTTATCCGTACAGAATTTTCTTTTTATTAAGTGGCGCTGATTCATTGCAGCGTGCACGCTTCGGCTAGTCAATACATGGACTTTATTGCACCTTTTCAACGCGCCATGATGCGCGTGCCACAAGCACCTGTTGCAAGTGCTATTACTGCACTTTTGGTTTTGTTGACTCTGTATGTTGCGGCGCAGATAGTGTGGCAGTTACTGCCTCAACCTAATGAAGCAGCCCCGCGCTGGAGCCCTTCGGCTCAAGCCCCGTCAGGCAGAGATAGCGGTTCTATTGAACCGTTATTGGCATTGAAGCTATTTGGCAAAGCGGATCCCAAGGCGGCCGCAGCCAAGGCAGCTGAGGCGGTTGATCGCAACCTTATCAGTGATGCGCCTAAAACCACCCTTCGAATCCTGCTCACTGGATTAGTTGCAAGTTCGCAAGAAGACCGAGGTATTGCCATTATTGAAAGTAGTGGTAGCCAAGAAACCTACGGTATCGGTGATCGAATCAAGAGTACCAATGCCAGTTTGCATGAGGTCTATGCTGACCGCGCCATTATTTTGAATCAGGGGCGTTACGAAACCTTGATGCTGGACGGGGTTGAGTACAGCCGCGAAATGACGCAAGAGACGCAACGACTTCGTAAAGCGCCGGTAACCGATGTGCGCGATGATGCCGAAGTAAGCCAAGCGGTTGCTGATGCGCGCCAAGCGATGCTCAGCGATCCAGGCAAATTAACTGATTTTATTAGCATCTCCCCAGTGCGTAATCGTGAAGAGGGTGGGATGAAAGGTTATCGGCTCAACCCTGGTAAGAAGGGGCGAGAGTTATTTGTGGATGCTGGCTTAAAGCCGAACGACTTGGCAGTGTCCATTAATGGTTACGATCTAACTGATTTGGGCCAAGCAGCCCAACTGATGGGTGAACTGTCAGAATTAACAGAAGCATCCGTGATGGTAGAGCGTGAAGGGCAGTTGACAGAAGTCCTGTTCTCCCTACCGACCGAATAAAAGCGTATACAGCAAGGGAATAAAAATGAGCAATATGCAGCGCAGACTGCCGTGGTTGAACAAGCAGATCCTTGCGGGGATGTTGGCGGGCATTTCAGTGTTTGCCGTCGCTGAACCGGCCCAATACGCCGCCAACTTTAAAGGCACTGACATTCAAGAGTTTATCAATATCGTTGGTAAAAACTTGAATAAGACCATCGTGGTTGATCCTACCGTGCGTGGCAAGATTAACGTACGCAGTTACGATCTGCTCAGTGAAGAACAGTACTACCAGTTCTTCCTGTCGGTATTGCAAGTATATGGTTATGCCGTAGTTGAGATGCCTGACAGCAACATCATTAAGGTGTTGAAAGATAAAGATTCAAAAGACGCAAACATCCGCGTTGCTGATGACCGCGATCCAGGTGCCGGTGACGAGATGGTTACCCGCATCGTGCCGTTGTACAACGTTGAAGCGAAGCAGCTTGCGCCACTGTTGCGTCAGCTCAACAACAACGCCGGTGGCGGTAACGTAGTTAACTACGACCCATCCAACGTATTGATGATCACCGGCCGTGCAGCTACGGTAAATAAGCTGGTTGAGATCGTTAAACGGGTCGATCTGCAGGGCGATACTAAGGTTGAAGTGGTGCGGCTAAAGTATGCCAGTGCTGCTGAGTTAGTGCGCATTATTGATGCATTGTACCGTGGTGGCAGTGCTCAAGGCGCAGCGGGGGCCGGCAGTGCCCCTAAAGTGGTTGCCGACGAGCGCACCAACTCCGTGGTAATTAGCGGTGACGAACGTGCTCGTACCCGTGCTGCTGAGCTGGTACGCGATCTTGATAAAGACATGCAAAGCTCTGGTAACACCAAGGTGGTTTACCTCAAGTATGCTAAAGCGGACGAGCTGCAAGAGGTGTTGTCTGGTTTTGCTGAAAGCCTAGAGAATGAGGAGGGTGCAGCTACAACGCAAAGCCGTAATAGCAAAGGCATTACCATCATGGCGCATGAAGACTCTAATGCCTTGGTGATTAACGCTCAGCCAGACCAAATTCAAACCTTAGATAATGTTATTCGTCAGCTTGATATCCGCCGTGCGCAGGTATTGGTAGAGGCGATCATCGTTGAGATATCAGAAGGCGATGAGGTTGGCTTTGATGTCCAGTTTGCTTCCGAATCCGGCGGTATGGTGCAGTACAACTCCAGTTTTGGTACCAACATCAGTGAGATTGGTGCTGGTTTATGGGATGCGCGAGAAACTCCGGGAACCACCGTCTGTTCAGATAACGGTACCTGTACCGAAAACCCTGACACCGATGGTGACATCTCTACTCTGGCTGCGGCACTGTCGAAAGTTAACGGCATGGCGTGGGGCGTAACCTTTGGTGACTTTGGTGCCTTGATTCAGGCCGTCGCTGCTGACTCCAATTCCAACGTACTGGCTACCCCGAGTATCACCACCTTGGATAACCAAGAAGCGTCATTTGTGGTGGGTGATGAGGTGCCAGTAATTACCGGTTCGGCAACCGGCTCCTCGAACGACAACCCGTTTACGACGGTTGAACGTAAAGAGGTTGGTATCAAACTGACCGTGACCCCTCAGATCAACGAAGGTAATGCAGTACAGCTGGAGATCGAGCAGGAAGTCTCCAATGTTAACGGCCGTACCTCGGTTGATGTCACCTTTGGTAAGCGCACCTTAACCACCACCGTACTAGCTGACTCCGGCGAAACAGTTGTGTTGGGTGGCCTGCTTAACGAAGACGTACAAGAGTCTGTTTCTAAGGTGCCAATTCTGGGCGATCTGCCGTGGATTGGTAACCTGTTCCGCTCCAGCTCGTCCAAGAAGAGCAAGCGCAACCTGATGATCTTCATTAAGCCAACCATCATCCGCGATGACGCTACCATGAACGCCATCTCTAGCCGCAAGTACAATTACTTCCGCGGTGAACAGTTGAAACAGCGCGAAGAGGGTATCAACCTGATGCCAAGCGTTGACGTGCCAGTGATGGACGAGTGGGTAGTGCCAGATGGCATGAGCCCTGAGATCATGGAGCTGCTGCAGCAACACCAAAATGGCGAAGATATGAAGACACCAATGCGCGATGAAAGCGAGTGGATGTCGGAAGCACTGAGTAACGACAACGATGCGGAGTCCGTTGATGAGTGAGCAACCCTCCTCAGCAGAGCTAACCGAAGAGAACGACGCCATTGTTGATGAGCTATCAACCCAGCGTCTTCCCTTCGCCTTTGCTCGCCGTCTAGGGGTAATGATTGATGACCGCGCATCGCCGCTGTTATGCCATACCCCAACCGCAACCATGGACGCGATATTAGAAGCGCGCCGGTTTTATGGTCAACCATTGCCGTTGAAGCTGCTAGAACAGAGCCAGTTTGACTTGCAACTCACGGAGCTTTACCAGCAAGACTCCTCAGAGGCACAGCAGCTGATGGAAGACATTGGTAAAGACGACGACTTGACCTCGCTGGCCGATGAGTTGCCGGAAACCGAAGACTTACTCGATGCCGATGATGATGCGCCGATCATCCGTTTGATTAACGCTCTGTTGTCGGAATCGATCAAGCTAGGTGCCTCAGATATTCACGTTGAAACCTACGAGAAAGAACTGGTAGTTCGCTTCCGTGTGGATGGCGTTTTGCGAGAGGTGTTGAAGCAACAGCGTAAGATCGCCAGTTTGCTGGTCTCTCGTATCAAGGTAATGGCTAAATTGGATATCGCCGAGAAGCGGGTTCCTCAGGATGGTCGTATTTCACTGCGAATCGGTGGCCGTGCCGTCGACGTTCGTGTATCTACTATGCCGTCATCCCGTGGTGAGCGAGTGGTGATGCGTCTGCTCGATAAAAACCAATCGGTGCTTAATCTTGAGCAGTTGGGGATGTCGCAATCGATCCGCGATCGT
The genomic region above belongs to Ferrimonas lipolytica and contains:
- the gspD gene encoding type II secretion system secretin GspD, which codes for MSNMQRRLPWLNKQILAGMLAGISVFAVAEPAQYAANFKGTDIQEFINIVGKNLNKTIVVDPTVRGKINVRSYDLLSEEQYYQFFLSVLQVYGYAVVEMPDSNIIKVLKDKDSKDANIRVADDRDPGAGDEMVTRIVPLYNVEAKQLAPLLRQLNNNAGGGNVVNYDPSNVLMITGRAATVNKLVEIVKRVDLQGDTKVEVVRLKYASAAELVRIIDALYRGGSAQGAAGAGSAPKVVADERTNSVVISGDERARTRAAELVRDLDKDMQSSGNTKVVYLKYAKADELQEVLSGFAESLENEEGAATTQSRNSKGITIMAHEDSNALVINAQPDQIQTLDNVIRQLDIRRAQVLVEAIIVEISEGDEVGFDVQFASESGGMVQYNSSFGTNISEIGAGLWDARETPGTTVCSDNGTCTENPDTDGDISTLAAALSKVNGMAWGVTFGDFGALIQAVAADSNSNVLATPSITTLDNQEASFVVGDEVPVITGSATGSSNDNPFTTVERKEVGIKLTVTPQINEGNAVQLEIEQEVSNVNGRTSVDVTFGKRTLTTTVLADSGETVVLGGLLNEDVQESVSKVPILGDLPWIGNLFRSSSSKKSKRNLMIFIKPTIIRDDATMNAISSRKYNYFRGEQLKQREEGINLMPSVDVPVMDEWVVPDGMSPEIMELLQQHQNGEDMKTPMRDESEWMSEALSNDNDAESVDE